From the genome of Cytobacillus firmus, one region includes:
- a CDS encoding S8 family peptidase, with amino-acid sequence MLTAFLILPLMFPGMGSAESKSSPHTSVKKASPQTAKSKINSSLLKQFDKEDKVTFLIKFKEQADTSAAVKKAEKAAASQKLTPSKSKYMKRSAVLSSLRSTAIETQGHVADFLQKQEKDGKAKDVQSFYIVNAIAVTATKNVMEQIAVFPEVEKILPNETRQLHKPVKEAEKSLKTQAETSSIEWNIDRVGAPAVWEMGIDGSGTVVASIDTGVQWNHPALKEKYRGYNPAQPDSPVHEFSWFDATAGQTVPYDDQGHGTHVTGTMVGAEPNGGNQIGVAPGAKWIAVKAFTANGGTDVDLLEAGEWILAPKDAEGNPHPEKAPDVVNNSWGGGPGLDEWYRPMVQAWRAAEIFPEFSAGNTTLFNPGGPGSVATPANYPESFATGATDINNGLASFSLQGPSPYQEVKPDVSAPGVNIRSSVPGSGYEGGWNGTSMAGPHVSAVAALLRQVDSSLTVEEMEEILLTTSTPLTNGTYPETPNNGFGYGLVNAFDAVSSVLTGLGKIKGQVAKEGDDSEAPEANHEAPQETYAGMDLALELTASDNVSVTRVDLEYLKADGSWAAIEAERTSGNYKDGTYEAVIPGEDIAEPSVTYKWKVNDFGGNLTETDSYEVAVRPGISIGYSQDFESQPAGWTSYGPENSWEWGVPSSGPGNAASGEKVYATKLDGNYANRANMNLQMPPIDLPEGNAYLQFKQWHELENRYDYGHVFVSTDMENWEQALRVNGNTTGWVNGEVDLSAYAGQRIYVAFNVTTDGSVQKQGWYIDDVRLSDTPAEPAGKAQLGLSKDKPSAELKKEKVNPDKIVPKKDSLAKDDEKQQQPAPVLLPLTAEVSVLESGRSVFTNPQNGSFEMTHASGDFTVKAEAYGYRSQTQNVNIPQDGEATANFVLEEIPKGTVTGVVTNEATGEPVANTTLLLIEDAAVQPVTTNENGEYTLTAYEGTYTLKAMAPSYYSKEQSITIEGGSTLEQNIELKPFIGYPGEIGYDDGTAENARAFYDAGNGWAVKMSLASGHDSAMVTGGLFRFWDTSWPTPGGTDFKVEVYDASGPDGAPGKKLAGPFEATALRNGEWTHVDLSDEGIVTNGDFYMVYIQSSPNPNAPGLGTDEDGENAGRSWQLVGGAWSPSPEDEGNYMIRATVNYEVTAPVITSPSDGTFTNQGKVTIEGTSAPTTTVKVFNNGEEVASAASTDEGTFSAEISLTEGENTLTAKASTESGSTDASEPVKVIYDKTKPELSITSPADKSKTNKETVTVKGTVSDDNLDWVKVNGQTAKVTDGEYSLRILLDEGENTITVIAQDKAKNSEEKTITVDAKYSAPSIENLLPAEDKELKKGESVKIQFDSEPGLKATFAIRMPLTNAGGQLNNATELPMMETSPGHYVGYYTATSNVKAPGAEIEVKVMDDYGNEARKTADGKLWINAKKKNNNSTKKQ; translated from the coding sequence ATGCTGACAGCTTTTCTGATTTTGCCGCTGATGTTCCCAGGCATGGGCTCGGCAGAAAGCAAGAGCTCTCCGCATACTTCAGTTAAGAAAGCTTCTCCTCAGACAGCAAAAAGCAAAATTAACAGCTCACTGCTTAAACAATTTGATAAAGAAGATAAAGTAACATTCCTGATTAAATTCAAAGAACAGGCCGATACTTCCGCAGCAGTCAAGAAGGCTGAAAAAGCGGCTGCATCACAAAAACTGACACCCTCTAAATCAAAATACATGAAACGCTCTGCAGTCCTATCCTCACTAAGATCTACAGCTATTGAAACTCAAGGCCATGTCGCCGATTTCCTTCAAAAACAGGAAAAAGACGGCAAGGCAAAAGATGTTCAATCCTTCTACATCGTCAATGCAATTGCAGTAACAGCTACAAAAAACGTTATGGAGCAAATCGCAGTATTCCCTGAAGTAGAAAAGATTCTTCCAAATGAAACAAGACAGCTTCATAAACCTGTTAAAGAGGCTGAAAAATCTCTTAAAACACAAGCAGAAACCAGCTCGATCGAATGGAACATTGACCGCGTAGGAGCTCCTGCTGTATGGGAAATGGGAATTGACGGATCCGGTACAGTCGTTGCATCCATTGATACAGGTGTTCAGTGGAATCACCCGGCATTAAAAGAAAAGTACCGGGGCTATAACCCTGCACAGCCTGATTCTCCAGTACATGAATTCAGCTGGTTTGATGCCACTGCAGGCCAGACAGTTCCATACGATGATCAGGGTCACGGAACCCACGTAACTGGAACTATGGTTGGTGCCGAGCCGAATGGAGGCAATCAGATCGGTGTTGCACCTGGTGCGAAATGGATCGCAGTAAAAGCCTTTACTGCAAACGGCGGAACTGATGTAGATCTTCTTGAAGCCGGTGAATGGATCCTGGCTCCAAAGGATGCTGAAGGAAATCCCCATCCTGAGAAAGCGCCTGATGTTGTCAATAATTCTTGGGGAGGCGGACCTGGACTGGATGAATGGTATCGTCCAATGGTGCAGGCATGGCGTGCCGCTGAAATTTTCCCGGAATTCTCTGCAGGAAACACTACTTTGTTTAATCCAGGCGGACCTGGGTCAGTTGCAACCCCTGCAAACTACCCGGAATCATTTGCTACTGGTGCGACTGATATTAACAATGGCTTAGCAAGCTTTTCACTGCAAGGGCCATCTCCATATCAGGAAGTTAAGCCTGATGTATCTGCACCAGGCGTTAACATACGTTCCTCAGTTCCCGGAAGCGGATATGAAGGCGGCTGGAACGGAACCTCCATGGCTGGGCCGCATGTTTCTGCGGTTGCCGCGCTGCTCCGCCAGGTTGACTCAAGTCTGACTGTTGAAGAGATGGAGGAAATTCTGCTGACCACCTCTACTCCTTTGACAAATGGTACTTATCCTGAGACACCAAATAATGGATTTGGCTACGGACTCGTAAATGCCTTCGATGCGGTTTCTTCCGTACTGACCGGTCTTGGAAAAATCAAAGGCCAGGTTGCAAAAGAAGGAGATGACTCCGAAGCTCCTGAAGCCAATCATGAAGCACCTCAGGAAACATATGCAGGAATGGATCTAGCACTTGAATTGACTGCATCAGATAATGTAAGCGTCACAAGAGTGGATCTTGAATACTTAAAAGCTGACGGCAGCTGGGCCGCTATTGAGGCCGAAAGAACATCAGGCAACTATAAAGATGGTACTTATGAGGCAGTTATTCCTGGAGAAGACATCGCCGAACCTTCTGTAACTTATAAATGGAAGGTCAATGATTTTGGCGGGAATTTAACTGAAACAGACTCCTATGAAGTGGCAGTAAGACCAGGAATCAGCATTGGCTATTCTCAGGACTTCGAATCACAGCCGGCCGGCTGGACTTCGTATGGACCGGAAAATAGCTGGGAATGGGGAGTTCCATCTTCAGGTCCTGGCAATGCAGCATCCGGGGAAAAAGTATATGCAACTAAACTTGACGGCAACTATGCAAATAGAGCAAACATGAATCTCCAGATGCCTCCTATCGACCTGCCGGAAGGAAATGCCTACCTTCAATTCAAGCAATGGCACGAGCTTGAAAACCGTTATGATTATGGTCACGTTTTTGTATCAACAGATATGGAAAACTGGGAACAGGCTCTTCGCGTAAACGGCAATACAACAGGCTGGGTTAATGGAGAAGTAGATTTAAGTGCGTATGCTGGACAGAGAATTTATGTAGCCTTCAATGTGACTACCGATGGCTCTGTTCAGAAGCAAGGCTGGTATATTGATGATGTAAGGTTATCTGATACTCCAGCAGAACCTGCAGGCAAAGCACAGCTTGGTCTCAGTAAGGATAAACCTTCTGCAGAATTAAAGAAGGAAAAGGTAAATCCTGATAAAATTGTTCCTAAAAAGGATAGTCTTGCAAAAGATGATGAGAAACAGCAGCAGCCGGCCCCAGTGCTTCTTCCGCTTACTGCCGAAGTAAGTGTGCTGGAATCAGGCAGGTCCGTATTTACTAATCCTCAAAACGGATCTTTTGAGATGACACATGCTTCAGGTGATTTCACTGTAAAAGCGGAAGCTTACGGCTATCGTTCTCAAACACAAAATGTAAATATACCGCAGGATGGAGAAGCGACTGCAAATTTCGTCCTTGAGGAAATACCAAAAGGCACTGTCACAGGTGTTGTGACAAATGAAGCAACTGGAGAGCCTGTTGCAAATACTACGCTTCTTTTAATTGAAGATGCGGCAGTACAGCCAGTAACAACAAATGAAAACGGTGAATATACACTCACAGCCTACGAAGGCACATACACTTTAAAAGCAATGGCACCTTCCTACTACAGCAAAGAGCAGAGCATCACGATCGAAGGCGGCTCAACTCTTGAGCAAAACATTGAGCTTAAGCCATTTATCGGTTATCCGGGTGAAATCGGATATGACGATGGTACAGCTGAAAATGCACGTGCATTCTACGATGCCGGCAATGGCTGGGCAGTTAAGATGTCCCTTGCATCCGGCCATGACAGCGCAATGGTTACCGGCGGATTATTCCGCTTCTGGGATACAAGCTGGCCGACTCCGGGCGGTACAGACTTCAAAGTGGAAGTATACGATGCAAGCGGACCGGATGGAGCCCCAGGCAAGAAACTTGCAGGCCCATTTGAAGCGACAGCATTAAGAAACGGCGAATGGACACATGTAGATCTAAGTGACGAAGGAATCGTTACAAATGGAGACTTCTATATGGTCTATATCCAATCATCACCAAATCCTAATGCCCCTGGTCTTGGCACAGATGAGGATGGGGAGAATGCAGGACGCAGCTGGCAGCTTGTAGGCGGAGCATGGTCACCGTCGCCTGAAGATGAAGGAAACTATATGATCCGCGCGACAGTAAACTATGAAGTTACAGCACCTGTCATTACTTCTCCTTCGGATGGAACATTTACGAATCAGGGTAAAGTGACAATTGAAGGTACTTCCGCTCCTACCACAACTGTAAAAGTATTTAATAATGGAGAAGAAGTCGCATCGGCTGCTAGTACAGACGAAGGCACTTTCTCAGCAGAGATTTCACTTACTGAAGGGGAAAACACACTTACTGCCAAAGCATCAACAGAGTCAGGGTCCACAGATGCTTCTGAACCTGTAAAAGTAATATATGATAAAACAAAACCGGAACTGTCCATTACAAGCCCTGCAGATAAATCCAAAACAAATAAAGAAACAGTCACTGTTAAAGGAACCGTTTCTGACGATAACCTTGATTGGGTAAAAGTAAACGGCCAGACAGCAAAGGTTACAGACGGTGAATACTCCCTTCGCATCCTGCTGGATGAAGGTGAAAACACCATTACGGTAATAGCACAGGATAAAGCGAAAAATAGCGAAGAGAAAACAATCACAGTCGATGCTAAATATTCCGCTCCTTCCATAGAAAATCTTCTCCCTGCAGAAGACAAGGAGCTTAAAAAAGGCGAATCGGTAAAAATCCAATTTGATAGTGAACCAGGGTTAAAAGCGACCTTTGCCATCAGAATGCCTTTAACAAATGCTGGCGGCCAGCTGAATAACGCAACTGAGCTTCCAATGATGGAAACTTCCCCGGGCCATTATGTCGGCTACTATACTGCCACTTCAAATGTAAAAGCACCTGGTGCCGAAATTGAAGTGAAAGTGATGGATGACTACGGCAATGAAGCCCGCAAGACAGCAGATGGCAAACTGTGGATTAATGCAAAAAAGAAGAATAATAACAGCACTAAAAAGCAGTAA
- a CDS encoding RNA polymerase sigma factor, whose product MERITAEAFEDIYSEYSDRIYGYIFLLVNDKEVAEDLTQDTFIKAYKYLNQFNGDSQIFTWLVRISRNVAIDYLRKKSRFKFFSIEKFQLQSDEDTPTEIMIKGEKVTLLYEAIRHLKLSYQEVLILRKIKEFSIKETAEILNWSENKVKITTSRALAALKKELQKRGEIHEELIRIR is encoded by the coding sequence ATGGAGAGAATAACGGCAGAAGCGTTTGAAGATATATACAGCGAGTACAGCGATCGAATTTATGGATACATATTTCTTCTCGTAAATGATAAAGAAGTGGCGGAAGATCTGACACAAGACACCTTTATCAAAGCCTACAAATATCTGAATCAATTTAATGGGGATTCCCAGATCTTTACGTGGCTTGTCCGGATATCCAGAAATGTAGCCATTGATTATTTGCGCAAAAAAAGCAGATTCAAATTTTTCTCAATAGAAAAATTCCAACTCCAATCAGATGAAGATACTCCTACAGAGATAATGATTAAGGGTGAAAAAGTTACACTCTTATATGAAGCAATCCGCCATTTGAAATTAAGCTATCAAGAAGTGCTGATTTTGAGAAAAATAAAGGAGTTTTCCATTAAGGAAACGGCTGAAATCTTGAATTGGTCTGAAAATAAAGTGAAAATCACCACTTCCAGGGCACTCGCAGCGCTAAAAAAAGAATTGCAGAAAAGGGGGGAAATCCATGAAGAGCTCATTCGGATCCGATAA
- a CDS encoding ABC transporter substrate-binding protein, which translates to MKKGLLFIISAFLLIGTLTGCSGESAQAEKTKDGKVVVDFWSFWGSETRRPIIEKIIDDFNKSQDEVFVKHTYLPWGDIWTKNLASVAAGNPADVIINDINSVGQRAENGQSEDLSKYIDDSFKDQFYPHLWETVMYEDKAYAVPFNTDTRLLFYNKDAFKEAGLDPEKPPATWAELEEYAQKLDVKNGDRYERVGFYPLWGSIGAASWMTSADGGKGFIQDGKLYINTPKKQEALQWLLGWKERLGEKTVQSFEAEFGSEQSNPFIAGKVAMWVDIGTFYTQIRDYGNDMNFGVAPIPAYEEGSGNWSDGGGFVAEIPKGAKHPEEAMKFIEYLTGPEAQKYWAMKNYDNVANKEAAEAVVKELKGDDQYVYEATVKNLDQTQLFPVPTQYPDYQNRINPHVDNVLLGKTKPEKALEKAEEDVEKIKKN; encoded by the coding sequence ATGAAAAAAGGACTTCTTTTTATTATTTCCGCATTCCTGCTTATTGGAACATTAACAGGCTGTTCCGGGGAAAGTGCTCAGGCAGAAAAGACGAAGGATGGAAAGGTCGTTGTTGATTTTTGGAGTTTTTGGGGTTCAGAAACAAGAAGGCCAATTATTGAAAAAATCATAGATGATTTTAACAAATCACAGGATGAGGTTTTTGTTAAGCATACATATTTGCCTTGGGGAGATATTTGGACAAAGAATCTGGCATCCGTTGCTGCCGGTAATCCTGCTGATGTTATTATTAACGATATTAATTCGGTCGGCCAGCGGGCAGAAAATGGACAATCTGAAGATTTGAGCAAGTATATCGATGATTCGTTTAAAGACCAGTTTTACCCGCATTTATGGGAAACGGTAATGTACGAGGACAAGGCTTATGCAGTTCCATTTAATACAGATACCAGATTGCTATTTTACAATAAAGATGCTTTCAAAGAAGCGGGCCTTGACCCGGAAAAGCCGCCTGCTACATGGGCTGAACTGGAGGAGTATGCTCAGAAGCTGGATGTTAAAAATGGAGATCGCTATGAGCGGGTTGGCTTTTACCCGCTTTGGGGCAGTATCGGCGCAGCAAGCTGGATGACAAGCGCTGATGGCGGAAAAGGATTCATTCAAGATGGCAAACTTTATATCAATACTCCTAAGAAGCAGGAAGCGCTTCAATGGCTGCTGGGATGGAAGGAGCGTCTCGGCGAGAAAACAGTTCAGTCTTTTGAAGCTGAATTTGGAAGTGAACAGTCAAATCCGTTCATTGCCGGCAAAGTGGCAATGTGGGTGGATATCGGTACATTTTACACACAAATTCGTGATTATGGCAATGATATGAATTTTGGGGTTGCCCCGATTCCTGCATATGAAGAAGGTTCCGGGAACTGGAGTGATGGAGGTGGGTTCGTAGCTGAAATTCCGAAAGGAGCCAAACACCCTGAGGAAGCTATGAAGTTTATCGAGTATCTTACAGGTCCAGAAGCACAAAAATATTGGGCTATGAAAAATTATGATAATGTCGCAAATAAAGAAGCTGCAGAGGCCGTGGTAAAGGAACTTAAAGGCGATGATCAATATGTATATGAAGCGACTGTGAAAAACCTGGATCAGACGCAATTATTCCCTGTCCCGACACAGTATCCCGATTACCAGAATCGCATTAATCCTCACGTAGACAATGTTCTGCTAGGTAAAACCAAGCCAGAAAAAGCGCTCGAAAAAGCAGAAGAAGATGTTGAAAAAATAAAGAAAAATTAG
- a CDS encoding carbohydrate ABC transporter permease: MKSYETTIERRGADFAGKKGKASSHRRLSRQTRENIFGYLFISPWIIGFLGLTLGPLLFSLFASFTDYNITSKMNFIGLDNFKRMFTIDDLFKTSLWNTLYYVLFSVPLTTAGAIFLSVLLNQKVKGMKFFRTLYYLPAILSGVAVYFLWMQLLSPSTGLVNTFLAWFGIEGPAWLFDPEWTKPALLLMKMWSVGGGMLLYLASLQGVSNSLYEAADLDGAGVMQKFFYITLPMISPIIFFDVLTSTIGSFQIFQEAYVMTENGSGGPGNSLLFYNLHMWNNAFEVFDMGYASAMAWLLFIVVMILTIINMKIGKKWVHYEGGDDK, from the coding sequence TTGAAATCATATGAGACAACGATTGAGCGCCGGGGAGCAGATTTTGCAGGAAAAAAAGGGAAGGCATCATCACACAGACGGCTGTCACGCCAAACAAGAGAAAATATCTTTGGCTATCTATTTATCAGCCCGTGGATAATCGGATTTCTGGGACTGACACTTGGCCCGTTATTATTTTCCTTATTTGCCAGTTTTACAGACTATAATATCACTTCAAAAATGAATTTTATCGGCCTTGATAATTTCAAACGCATGTTTACGATTGATGACCTATTTAAAACGTCACTATGGAACACGTTATATTACGTTTTATTCTCTGTCCCGCTGACCACAGCAGGGGCGATTTTTCTGTCGGTTCTTCTAAATCAGAAAGTAAAAGGCATGAAATTTTTCCGCACACTTTATTATCTGCCTGCTATCCTCTCAGGTGTTGCAGTTTACTTTTTATGGATGCAGCTGCTGAGTCCGTCAACAGGTCTGGTTAATACGTTCCTTGCATGGTTTGGAATTGAGGGGCCAGCCTGGCTGTTTGACCCTGAATGGACAAAGCCTGCTTTGCTTTTGATGAAAATGTGGAGTGTCGGGGGAGGAATGCTTCTATATCTGGCAAGTCTGCAGGGGGTGTCAAATTCCCTTTATGAAGCAGCGGATCTGGATGGGGCCGGTGTAATGCAGAAATTTTTTTACATCACATTGCCAATGATTTCGCCGATCATTTTCTTTGATGTGCTGACAAGTACGATCGGTTCATTTCAAATTTTCCAGGAGGCTTATGTCATGACGGAGAATGGAAGCGGCGGACCTGGAAATTCACTTCTGTTCTATAATCTTCATATGTGGAATAATGCGTTTGAGGTGTTTGACATGGGCTATGCCTCTGCAATGGCCTGGCTGTTGTTTATTGTCGTT